One Anaerobacillus alkaliphilus DNA window includes the following coding sequences:
- the flgC gene encoding flagellar basal body rod protein FlgC, with translation MTIFHGFNTTASALTAQRLRMDVISSNMANVDTTRGRFVNGEWEPYRRKMVVVQPNENRFSSHLSKAMGRTDHPGNGVKVSRIVGDQTPFKLVYQPDHPDANDEGYVQLPNVDPLKEMVDMMSATRSYEANVTTLNATKNMLMKALEIGKG, from the coding sequence ATGACAATTTTTCATGGTTTTAACACAACAGCTTCCGCTCTGACTGCCCAAAGGCTTCGAATGGACGTCATTTCTTCAAATATGGCTAATGTCGATACGACACGGGGCAGATTTGTAAATGGTGAGTGGGAGCCTTATCGTCGAAAAATGGTAGTAGTTCAACCTAATGAAAATCGCTTTTCATCGCACCTCTCAAAAGCAATGGGGAGAACTGATCATCCAGGCAATGGTGTGAAGGTTAGCCGCATCGTAGGAGACCAAACACCGTTTAAGCTCGTCTATCAGCCAGATCACCCAGACGCAAATGACGAAGGGTATGTTCAACTACCAAACGTAGATCCATTGAAGGAAATGGTAGATATGATGAGCGCAACAAGATCCTATGAAGCAAATGTAACGACATTGAATGCCACAAAAAATATGTTAATGAAGGCATTAGAAATTGGTAAAGGATAA
- the fliG gene encoding flagellar motor switch protein FliG, with translation MVTKKKELTGKEKAAILLISLGPDVSAQVYKHLSEEEIEKLTLEIASVRKVDTSMKEEIIEQFHQLAIAQDYITQGGIGYAKSVLEKALGEQQAMEIINRLTSTLQVKPFDFARKADAGQILNFIQNEHPQTIALILSYLESVQAAQILSELPQEVQADIAKRIALMDSTSPEIINEVENILERKLSATVTQDYTRTGGIETVVEVLNSVDRSTERTILDALEIQDPELAEEIKKRMFVFEDIVTLDNRSIQRVIRDVENEDLQLALKVANDEVKDVVFKNMSQRMVETFKDEMEFMGPVRLRDVEEAQSRIVAVIRRLEETGEIVIARGGGDDIIV, from the coding sequence GTGGTTACGAAAAAGAAAGAACTAACTGGTAAAGAAAAAGCAGCGATTCTTCTTATTTCCTTAGGTCCGGATGTATCGGCACAAGTATATAAACATTTAAGTGAAGAGGAGATTGAAAAGCTTACTCTTGAAATTGCCAGTGTTCGAAAAGTGGATACAAGTATGAAAGAAGAAATCATTGAACAGTTTCATCAATTAGCTATTGCTCAAGATTATATCACTCAAGGTGGAATTGGGTACGCCAAGAGCGTTCTTGAAAAGGCACTAGGTGAACAGCAGGCAATGGAAATTATTAATAGGCTAACATCGACGCTTCAAGTAAAACCGTTTGATTTTGCACGGAAAGCAGATGCTGGACAAATCCTAAATTTTATTCAAAATGAACATCCGCAAACAATTGCGCTAATTTTGTCTTATCTAGAGTCAGTTCAGGCTGCGCAAATCTTGTCTGAATTACCTCAAGAAGTTCAAGCAGATATAGCTAAAAGAATTGCGCTCATGGATAGTACGTCACCTGAAATTATTAATGAAGTAGAAAATATACTTGAACGTAAACTATCTGCAACAGTTACCCAAGACTATACTCGCACAGGTGGTATTGAAACTGTCGTTGAAGTGTTAAATAGTGTTGACCGAAGCACAGAAAGAACAATTTTAGATGCATTAGAAATACAAGATCCAGAGTTAGCGGAAGAAATCAAGAAACGTATGTTTGTATTCGAGGATATTGTTACTCTTGATAATCGTTCTATTCAACGTGTTATCCGTGATGTTGAGAATGAAGACCTTCAACTTGCTCTTAAAGTGGCAAACGATGAAGTGAAAGATGTGGTCTTTAAGAACATGTCTCAACGTATGGTAGAAACTTTTAAAGATGAAATGGAGTTTATGGGACCTGTTCGTTTACGTGATGTAGAGGAAGCTCAATCTCGAATCGTTGCTGTTATCCGCCGCTTAGAAGAAACAGGTGAAATTGTCATTGCTCGCGGCGGAGGAGATGATATCATTGTCTAG
- the fliF gene encoding flagellar basal-body MS-ring/collar protein FliF, with amino-acid sequence MNEKLLLYKEKITSYWAERTNVQKGLIAGSFLLLIVLLIAVSMMGSRTSMVPLYTNLSFQETGEIKAQLDARGILSEITNGGTAIHVPETMVDTLKVELAAEGIPRSGSIDYTTFRDRMGFGMTDNEFSLMERAAIQTELSNLIRTVDGVQHAQVMITLPEPSVWVSSHEETASASVTLNMRPGYRLEQPQIRALYHLISKSVPKLPVENIVIMNQMGEYLELRNENVLDSALSIFEQQRSIQKEIERDLQRQVQQMLGTLVGRDKVLVSVTTDIDFTKENRAEDLVTPVDIDNMSGLAISIERITETFSGEDFQDGGIPGTGETDIPGYPGGAASGAGDYERMEERINNDVNRIRRDIVRSPYQVRDIGIQVMVEPPNPEDPNSLPAELLGDIQQILSTIVRTSISKEVVDQLTPDQINEKVFVSAQNFEGKIVYELPEEGIPMWYYLVGALIIFIIILIFLLVRKTKKVEVVEEFREEAVSFDIPDLGDERDSEEKARRRQLEKMAKEKPEEFSKLVRTWLTED; translated from the coding sequence ATGAACGAAAAACTATTACTATATAAAGAAAAAATAACTTCATATTGGGCTGAGCGAACCAATGTACAAAAGGGCCTTATTGCTGGTTCTTTTCTACTGCTTATTGTCCTTCTCATCGCCGTTTCCATGATGGGGTCGCGAACTAGTATGGTACCTTTATATACGAATTTATCGTTTCAAGAAACAGGGGAGATTAAGGCTCAACTAGATGCCCGTGGTATTCTATCTGAGATTACCAATGGTGGGACAGCTATCCATGTACCCGAAACCATGGTTGATACCTTAAAGGTTGAATTGGCAGCTGAAGGGATTCCTAGAAGTGGCAGTATTGACTATACGACTTTCCGAGATCGAATGGGATTTGGAATGACGGATAATGAATTTAGCCTTATGGAGCGCGCGGCTATACAAACAGAACTATCTAATTTAATTAGAACGGTTGATGGTGTGCAACATGCTCAAGTAATGATAACCTTACCAGAACCAAGTGTTTGGGTTTCAAGTCATGAAGAAACAGCTTCCGCATCAGTAACATTAAATATGCGGCCAGGCTATCGATTAGAACAGCCACAAATTAGGGCCCTATATCACCTGATTTCTAAAAGTGTTCCAAAACTTCCAGTTGAAAACATTGTCATCATGAATCAAATGGGCGAGTATTTAGAATTGAGAAATGAGAATGTTTTAGATTCTGCATTATCTATCTTCGAACAACAAAGATCAATCCAAAAAGAAATTGAACGTGACCTACAACGACAAGTACAGCAAATGTTGGGTACGCTTGTAGGAAGAGACAAAGTGTTAGTATCAGTTACAACGGATATTGACTTTACAAAAGAAAATCGTGCGGAAGATTTAGTTACTCCAGTAGACATTGACAATATGTCTGGCTTAGCAATTAGTATTGAAAGAATTACGGAAACTTTTAGTGGAGAGGATTTCCAAGACGGTGGAATTCCTGGAACTGGTGAAACAGATATCCCTGGTTACCCAGGTGGTGCTGCATCTGGCGCTGGTGATTACGAGCGTATGGAAGAACGAATTAACAATGATGTTAATCGTATCCGCCGAGATATTGTCCGTAGTCCCTACCAAGTCCGTGATATAGGAATTCAGGTAATGGTTGAGCCTCCTAATCCCGAAGATCCGAATTCTCTACCAGCAGAACTTCTTGGAGATATTCAACAAATATTAAGTACGATCGTTCGAACAAGTATTTCAAAAGAAGTGGTTGATCAATTAACTCCAGACCAGATTAATGAGAAAGTATTTGTTTCTGCACAGAACTTTGAAGGTAAGATTGTATATGAGTTACCAGAAGAAGGAATACCAATGTGGTACTACCTAGTCGGAGCACTAATCATTTTTATTATAATTCTTATTTTCTTATTAGTACGCAAAACTAAAAAAGTAGAAGTAGTCGAAGAGTTTAGGGAGGAAGCTGTAAGTTTTGATATTCCAGACCTTGGTGATGAACGAGATAGTGAAGAGAAAGCTCGCCGTCGACAGCTAGAGAAAATGGCCAAAGAAAAACCGGAAGAATTTTCGAAACTTGTTCGTACATGGTTAACTGAAGATTAG
- the fliH gene encoding flagellar assembly protein FliH, with amino-acid sequence MSRVIKSFFANNLETEKKTIGIKKVTQESQGSNLIEFENQPSSSDQSKLVDEEIQKAMEQAEQIRKVAQAEYEDLQQRINDEMIAVQRQAEDLYRQAEENGYNEGFQQGLKEGQKQYETFIQDARNIIDASKNDYFHKLEEAEPIIIDLSVKVAEKILATTLELDREQWLSVVSSVINEVREHDLVKLYVHPQWFEYTLTHKEELKILLPNCDSFYIYPDAQLEENGCQVETAFGKIDASIDSQLTEIKYALHEKLKGLSDYEGR; translated from the coding sequence TTGTCTAGAGTTATTAAATCTTTTTTTGCGAATAATTTAGAAACTGAAAAAAAGACGATTGGGATTAAGAAAGTGACTCAAGAGAGCCAAGGGTCTAACTTAATTGAATTTGAAAACCAACCATCCTCTAGTGATCAATCTAAATTAGTAGATGAAGAAATTCAAAAGGCAATGGAACAAGCAGAGCAAATTAGAAAAGTTGCACAAGCGGAATATGAGGACCTGCAACAACGTATCAACGATGAGATGATCGCTGTACAACGGCAAGCTGAAGATCTTTATAGACAGGCTGAAGAAAATGGTTATAATGAAGGATTTCAGCAAGGGTTAAAAGAAGGCCAAAAACAATATGAAACGTTTATCCAGGATGCAAGAAATATCATTGATGCTTCTAAAAATGACTATTTTCATAAACTAGAAGAAGCTGAACCAATCATTATTGATCTGTCAGTGAAGGTGGCTGAGAAAATCCTGGCAACTACTCTCGAATTAGATAGGGAACAGTGGCTTTCTGTAGTAAGTTCAGTTATTAATGAAGTTCGTGAACATGACTTAGTAAAACTATATGTTCATCCTCAATGGTTTGAATATACATTGACTCATAAAGAAGAGCTAAAGATATTGCTACCAAACTGTGATAGTTTTTACATTTATCCAGATGCTCAACTAGAGGAAAATGGGTGTCAGGTAGAAACAGCTTTTGGAAAAATAGATGCTTCTATTGACAGTCAGCTTACCGAGATTAAGTATGCTCTGCATGAAAAATTAAAGGGGCTGAGCGATTATGAAGGTCGCTAA
- the fliE gene encoding flagellar hook-basal body complex protein FliE, with protein sequence MEPVSMKPNTVMNISNGYQPVRKLTPAEAQNSFKVALSDALNNVNKAQHASALATEKLARGENIDLHQVMITAQKSSISLQATIEVRNKIVEAYQEVMRMQV encoded by the coding sequence ATGGAACCAGTCTCAATGAAACCAAACACAGTAATGAATATAAGTAATGGTTATCAGCCAGTGAGGAAACTTACACCTGCTGAAGCACAAAATAGCTTTAAAGTAGCTTTAAGTGATGCTTTAAATAATGTGAATAAGGCTCAGCACGCATCTGCTCTGGCAACTGAAAAGTTGGCTAGAGGTGAAAATATTGACTTGCATCAAGTCATGATCACAGCACAAAAGTCTAGTATTTCTTTGCAAGCGACGATTGAAGTAAGAAATAAAATTGTTGAGGCATACCAGGAAGTAATGAGAATGCAAGTATAA